In the Ruminococcus sp. OA3 genome, one interval contains:
- a CDS encoding excisionase family DNA-binding protein: protein MAAVPRMATIQQAADETGLTYGCLRKWCLEGRIVYRRVGSKYLINLDRLADYLNGEEVEDDDEDDSNPTGDV, encoded by the coding sequence ATGGCAGCAGTACCGCGTATGGCCACGATCCAGCAGGCAGCAGATGAAACAGGGCTTACTTATGGATGCCTGCGGAAATGGTGTCTGGAGGGCAGAATTGTATACCGGAGAGTCGGCAGCAAATATTTGATCAACCTGGACAGATTGGCAGATTATCTAAATGGAGAGGAGGTCGAAGATGATGACGAAGATGATAGCAATCCCACAGGAGACGTATGA
- a CDS encoding ImmA/IrrE family metallo-endopeptidase codes for MVYDNLLIESEDAGLVVKEKRLYNNDGLISGERIAIRNTIPTTAQKCCVLAEELGHHYTTAGNILDQTATINRKQEYKARLWAYDKLIGLQGLIHAYAHGCKTWNETADFLEVSEEFLREAVDCYRSKYGVYVEIDNYLVYFIPVYNVLKIID; via the coding sequence TTGGTATATGATAACTTGCTAATAGAGTCCGAAGATGCCGGACTTGTAGTAAAAGAAAAACGGCTTTACAACAATGATGGGTTAATTAGCGGTGAACGTATTGCCATTCGCAACACAATACCAACTACTGCGCAGAAATGTTGTGTGCTGGCTGAAGAGCTGGGACACCACTATACCACCGCAGGCAATATTCTTGACCAAACAGCCACTATAAACAGAAAACAAGAATACAAAGCCCGCTTGTGGGCTTACGATAAATTAATTGGCTTACAGGGGCTTATCCACGCATATGCGCACGGCTGCAAGACCTGGAATGAAACTGCTGATTTTTTGGAAGTATCTGAAGAATTTCTTCGTGAAGCTGTTGACTGTTATCGCTCTAAATATGGAGTATATGTTGAGATTGATAATTATTTAGTCTATTTTATTCCTGTTTATAATGTACTAAAAATCATTGATTAA
- a CDS encoding DUF739 family protein: protein MREKIIFDYSKLKGKIVENYGTQGKFATVNNLTDRSISLKLNNGIGLSQDEILKWCELLDIEIAEIPSYFFTKKVSKLKQREDA from the coding sequence TTGCGTGAAAAAATTATTTTTGACTATAGTAAATTGAAAGGAAAGATAGTTGAAAATTATGGAACTCAGGGCAAGTTTGCGACTGTAAATAATCTCACAGACAGGTCAATATCCCTGAAATTAAATAATGGAATTGGGCTTTCACAGGATGAAATATTAAAATGGTGTGAATTGCTTGATATTGAGATCGCAGAAATTCCATCGTATTTTTTTACTAAAAAAGTTTCAAAATTGAAACAAAGGGAGGACGCATGA
- a CDS encoding helix-turn-helix domain-containing protein produces MNAHKETFKTRFNKALSVKNIKPTELAEKTGLSKSTISHYMSGYTKPKSDKLFILAKALNVSEQWLMGLDAPMERFDPEVLKVQKESRNQYAEKWNIQFYEKKMLDSFSKLNDDNKKKGISYAENLLQNQILEEELSVRAAHQRTDQKPTEEDQKHDDDIMNNDSEWE; encoded by the coding sequence ATGAATGCGCATAAAGAAACCTTTAAAACAAGATTTAACAAAGCTCTTTCTGTAAAAAATATTAAGCCAACAGAATTAGCAGAAAAAACCGGTTTATCAAAGTCAACAATTAGTCATTATATGTCCGGTTATACAAAACCTAAATCTGATAAGCTCTTTATTTTAGCAAAAGCCTTAAACGTAAGTGAGCAATGGCTTATGGGATTAGATGCACCTATGGAACGATTTGATCCAGAGGTATTAAAAGTTCAAAAAGAGTCCCGCAATCAGTATGCAGAGAAATGGAATATTCAATTTTATGAAAAGAAAATGCTTGATTCCTTTTCCAAATTAAATGATGATAATAAAAAGAAAGGAATCTCTTACGCAGAAAATCTTTTGCAAAACCAAATACTAGAAGAAGAACTGAGCGTAAGAGCCGCCCACCAGCGTACCGACCAAAAACCTACCGAAGAAGACCAAAAACACGATGACGATATCATGAACAATGATAGTGAATGGGAGTGA
- a CDS encoding site-specific integrase gives MANIEKRGDSYRIKVCVGYDSKGKKITQSTTYHPEYTTRTGKVKAESVIQKELERYAAEFERKVKNGDLLAESNMKFSELVERYLKEYAYMELTTATAEGYETYLRNKLLPHFGHFKVADLCRQTMNIQTFYNDTAKKAGDERALASSTINRHITIFSSVMRWAVDMHIAPNNPLTRVKPPRTQYKKPTPKSFTLEELNRFIQALELPQTATYKAHKRTLKGGTTYSVPEYTETRFLSEQFKLFYIMAAFSGCRRSELIALDWSDFNFDKGTINISKTVSKTSKGIIVKETKTSSGTRVINMPVSVMDLAKRWRTHQQEERLKLGTFWKGIDNVFCQADGTRMYPDTVSAKFKDVILNYNSQCQPNDKLPEITLHGLRHTSASILIYQNTDIATVSKRLGHSKTSVTLDIYTHAIAEADKTAANTLDIIAKNAGIS, from the coding sequence ATGGCAAACATTGAAAAAAGAGGTGATTCTTATCGAATCAAAGTGTGTGTTGGCTATGATTCCAAAGGCAAGAAAATCACGCAATCAACCACTTATCACCCCGAATACACCACCCGCACCGGAAAAGTAAAAGCTGAATCTGTGATCCAAAAAGAGCTTGAGCGGTATGCTGCTGAATTCGAGCGAAAAGTCAAAAACGGTGACCTCCTTGCTGAAAGCAACATGAAATTCTCGGAACTGGTTGAGCGTTATTTAAAAGAATATGCCTATATGGAACTGACGACTGCAACTGCTGAAGGATATGAAACCTATCTAAGAAATAAGCTTCTGCCGCATTTTGGTCATTTTAAGGTTGCCGACCTTTGCCGACAGACCATGAATATTCAAACTTTTTATAATGATACCGCAAAAAAAGCAGGAGACGAACGTGCACTGGCATCCTCTACAATCAATCGTCATATTACAATTTTCAGCAGTGTTATGAGATGGGCTGTTGATATGCACATTGCTCCGAATAACCCTCTTACACGCGTTAAACCGCCACGTACGCAGTATAAAAAGCCGACCCCTAAGAGCTTTACCCTTGAAGAGTTAAATCGCTTTATTCAAGCGCTGGAGCTTCCACAAACAGCAACGTACAAAGCCCACAAGCGAACTCTAAAAGGCGGTACAACATATTCAGTACCGGAGTATACCGAAACACGATTTCTGTCAGAGCAATTCAAACTATTTTATATCATGGCCGCCTTTTCGGGCTGTCGCAGAAGTGAATTGATTGCTCTGGACTGGTCTGACTTTAACTTTGACAAGGGAACCATAAATATAAGTAAAACCGTCAGCAAGACTTCCAAGGGAATTATTGTCAAGGAAACCAAAACATCCAGCGGAACCCGTGTCATCAATATGCCTGTCTCTGTTATGGACCTGGCAAAGCGATGGCGGACTCACCAGCAGGAAGAACGTCTGAAATTAGGAACTTTTTGGAAAGGAATTGATAACGTATTTTGTCAGGCAGATGGCACCCGCATGTATCCTGATACTGTATCTGCAAAATTCAAAGATGTAATACTGAATTATAATTCACAATGCCAGCCGAACGATAAACTACCAGAGATTACACTGCACGGTCTTAGGCATACTTCAGCCAGTATTTTAATTTATCAAAATACAGATATCGCCACCGTCTCAAAACGTCTCGGACACAGTAAGACTTCTGTAACGCTGGATATTTACACTCACGCAATCGCCGAAGCCGATAAAACTGCTGCTAATACACTTGATATTATTGCAAAGAACGCTGGTATCTCCTAG
- a CDS encoding zinc ribbon domain-containing protein, which translates to MALIKCPECGKEISDKASACPNCGNPMDKILKNSKTNKNWVLRILIVCFILVLIILFFNMTGSNDKKHTSASSEKNLEVNIKPDDFSYSIDPDTINLETYNGDSDILEIKSSYEITGSVYNTNLSEFQISNHKVTTLILDEGITETKTSIFNGSDVEKIFFPQSMSMVYDYTLSYLHPKDENKVQIYYAGTEEEWNNIFTEYTSMGEKDSTAEAVGQAAADFINGLVGVEYDSTLFEYHFSASPEDLK; encoded by the coding sequence ATGGCATTAATTAAATGTCCAGAATGTGGAAAAGAAATCAGCGACAAGGCATCTGCTTGTCCAAACTGTGGAAATCCAATGGATAAAATACTCAAAAATAGTAAGACGAATAAAAATTGGGTCTTAAGAATTTTGATAGTCTGCTTTATATTAGTTCTGATCATTTTATTTTTTAATATGACAGGTAGTAACGACAAAAAGCATACATCTGCTTCCTCAGAAAAAAACTTGGAAGTTAATATAAAACCGGATGACTTTTCCTATTCTATTGATCCAGACACTATTAATTTGGAAACTTACAACGGTGATTCTGATATCCTTGAAATAAAATCATCATATGAAATTACTGGAAGTGTATATAACACTAATCTCTCTGAGTTTCAGATATCCAATCATAAGGTTACAACGCTAATTCTTGATGAGGGAATTACAGAAACCAAAACTTCAATTTTCAATGGCAGTGACGTTGAAAAGATATTTTTTCCACAATCAATGAGTATGGTATATGATTATACATTATCATATCTTCATCCTAAAGATGAGAATAAGGTACAAATTTACTACGCAGGTACAGAGGAGGAATGGAATAATATTTTCACAGAATACACTTCTATGGGAGAAAAAGACAGTACGGCAGAAGCAGTCGGGCAAGCCGCCGCAGATTTTATAAATGGTTTAGTAGGCGTAGAATATGACAGTACCTTATTTGAATATCACTTTTCTGCGTCTCCTGAAGATCTGAAATAA
- a CDS encoding bifunctional DNA primase/polymerase, with translation MAETYNLMQHALSYAKMGLAVFPIQSWGNTEKAFKKPLTKNGFQNASMDPEQIKRWWAEWPNANIGIALGKRSGGIFAIDLDIKKEAGIDGRETLREWEHEHGSLPEDTWRSITGKGGEHIFYKTDREVSCNRDIFGNECGVDIRGDGGYIIAPPSLHFSGRRYEWEYAPDEFQIAEANETVFSFIMPEKDLERKRFEVPETIMQGSRDDTIFKLACSLQAKGLSDEAILAAVQKENETRCVPPLSDKEVRQKVESALKYQKSTTPYSNAVIREANKVTQFVDAPLTLKSGQWDCDKNGVYKWVPARKETDPPVLITASHQQILPIGLLENIETGEQKYNLAFSVKRNGRYVWKDIKVEPAICCTKTKIIGLANLGIQVNDQTAKALVGYLADMYRINEETIPIEKAISHFGWVGNNFFPYMEGIIFDGDIAQEKTVAALKPYGNFEQWKAACREYRKNLYIRLLIDASLASVLIKKLGCLCFVVHLWGPSGTGKTVGFMAAASVWGRPDDLMLSVDSTINYCTGRAALMKNLPVFVDETQLAKGDLSKLIYSMTEGKKRGRLDRNSKERNQGTWENVSFFNGEQPIINNSSGAGAINRVIELEVEGPLFSDYGGVLETVRENYGYAGEAFVKYVQGIPDKQLIQEHKELCKEISELAQSTGKQAQSLACIMLADRLAEKCLFPGEEPMNLKNSAIFLKNTSEVSQAERAYRFIVDWIALNNKSFEPIYSIQQYGVINEKDNYCLFNKSKLCEVMEDNGFNFDAVKKEWAQMGYLEKTLDGKYAFLTTAGTVTTKARYVKITIMGRKTIEELEDVVGVDPDEIFKG, from the coding sequence ATGGCTGAAACATACAATTTAATGCAGCATGCATTATCATACGCAAAAATGGGATTAGCAGTGTTCCCCATACAGTCCTGGGGAAATACTGAGAAAGCTTTTAAGAAGCCGCTCACAAAGAATGGATTTCAGAATGCCAGTATGGATCCAGAGCAGATAAAGCGGTGGTGGGCAGAATGGCCAAACGCCAATATTGGAATTGCCCTGGGAAAGAGGTCTGGTGGTATTTTTGCGATAGATCTGGATATTAAAAAAGAGGCAGGCATCGACGGCCGGGAAACTCTCAGGGAGTGGGAACATGAACACGGTTCTCTTCCGGAGGATACCTGGAGATCTATTACAGGAAAAGGCGGGGAACATATCTTTTACAAGACGGATCGTGAGGTTTCTTGCAACCGTGATATCTTCGGGAATGAGTGTGGAGTAGATATTCGAGGGGACGGCGGGTATATTATTGCGCCGCCAAGTCTGCATTTTTCCGGAAGACGATATGAATGGGAATACGCACCCGATGAGTTCCAGATTGCAGAAGCAAATGAAACGGTTTTTTCCTTTATTATGCCGGAAAAAGATCTGGAAAGAAAACGATTTGAGGTGCCGGAAACAATCATGCAGGGAAGCCGAGATGATACGATCTTTAAGCTGGCCTGCAGCCTCCAGGCAAAAGGGCTTTCGGATGAAGCAATATTGGCGGCGGTCCAAAAGGAGAATGAGACGAGGTGTGTACCGCCACTGTCGGATAAAGAGGTACGGCAAAAGGTAGAAAGTGCATTAAAATATCAGAAATCAACCACTCCGTATTCTAATGCTGTTATCAGAGAAGCAAATAAAGTAACGCAATTTGTTGACGCTCCTCTTACTTTGAAAAGCGGTCAGTGGGATTGTGACAAAAACGGGGTATACAAATGGGTGCCGGCAAGAAAAGAAACAGACCCGCCAGTCCTGATCACAGCCTCACATCAACAAATATTGCCAATAGGACTGCTGGAAAATATCGAAACCGGGGAGCAGAAATATAATCTTGCATTCAGCGTAAAGAGAAATGGCAGATACGTATGGAAGGATATTAAGGTGGAGCCTGCGATCTGCTGTACCAAGACAAAAATCATAGGGCTTGCAAATCTTGGGATACAGGTAAATGATCAGACGGCAAAGGCACTGGTGGGGTATCTTGCAGATATGTATCGTATTAATGAGGAAACCATACCGATTGAAAAGGCGATCTCACATTTCGGATGGGTGGGAAACAACTTTTTTCCCTATATGGAAGGCATTATTTTTGACGGGGATATTGCGCAGGAAAAGACCGTGGCTGCACTGAAGCCTTATGGAAATTTTGAGCAGTGGAAAGCTGCCTGCAGAGAATACCGAAAGAATTTGTATATCCGGTTGTTAATAGATGCAAGCCTGGCATCTGTCCTGATAAAAAAATTAGGGTGTTTATGTTTTGTAGTGCACTTGTGGGGACCTTCAGGGACAGGAAAGACGGTTGGGTTTATGGCGGCGGCCTCTGTTTGGGGGCGTCCGGATGACCTGATGCTTTCTGTGGATTCTACCATTAATTACTGTACCGGTCGGGCGGCGCTGATGAAAAACCTGCCGGTATTCGTGGATGAAACACAGCTTGCGAAGGGAGATCTGAGTAAACTGATCTATTCAATGACGGAGGGGAAGAAAAGAGGGCGTTTGGATCGTAATAGCAAAGAACGGAATCAGGGGACGTGGGAAAATGTCTCATTCTTCAACGGGGAGCAGCCGATCATCAATAACAGCTCAGGTGCCGGAGCTATTAACCGTGTGATAGAACTGGAAGTAGAGGGACCGCTGTTTTCGGACTACGGAGGCGTTCTTGAGACGGTGAGGGAGAATTACGGATATGCAGGAGAGGCTTTTGTGAAATACGTCCAGGGGATCCCGGATAAGCAATTGATCCAGGAGCACAAGGAGCTGTGTAAGGAAATCTCTGAACTGGCACAGAGCACCGGGAAACAGGCGCAGAGCCTGGCATGTATCATGCTGGCAGACCGTTTGGCAGAAAAGTGTTTATTTCCCGGGGAAGAGCCGATGAATTTGAAAAACAGCGCTATTTTCCTTAAGAACACAAGTGAAGTATCTCAGGCAGAACGAGCGTATCGCTTTATCGTGGATTGGATTGCACTGAATAATAAGTCCTTTGAACCAATTTATTCAATACAGCAGTATGGCGTTATTAATGAGAAAGACAACTATTGCCTGTTTAACAAAAGCAAGTTGTGCGAAGTTATGGAGGACAACGGCTTTAACTTTGATGCAGTGAAAAAGGAATGGGCGCAGATGGGTTATTTAGAGAAAACATTAGACGGGAAATACGCCTTTTTAACAACAGCTGGGACGGTTACAACAAAAGCTCGCTATGTAAAGATTACTATTATGGGAAGAAAGACCATCGAGGAGCTTGAGGATGTGGTTGGAGTGGACCCAGATGAAATTTTTAAAGGATAG
- a CDS encoding toxin Bro, giving the protein MNKNEISIFKNPELGIQVRVMENEDGSISINAEDTARGFGWTTVAKSGNEVVRWARVNEYCKELGFSQEVGKDDYIPEALFYRLGMKASNAAAENYQNWLAFDVIPSIRKTGSYSMPKKPRQPKIESLPSATNAVKTLMPLMEKAGFSNEIQLLTAKTLYCKAGCELPFEIQTEQPYYDTVHIAREIGIFTKTGKPASDAVGNIIKKLDINDSEYIETLESKGNWQGSVKKYVPSVTEKVLEWLKEHDYPEDIPYTERSGKEKSNHVVYRLKKLLTD; this is encoded by the coding sequence ATGAACAAAAACGAAATCAGTATTTTTAAAAATCCTGAACTGGGTATTCAGGTAAGAGTTATGGAAAATGAAGACGGCAGCATTTCAATTAATGCGGAGGACACAGCAAGAGGATTCGGGTGGACTACCGTTGCCAAAAGTGGCAACGAGGTTGTGAGATGGGCAAGAGTAAATGAATACTGTAAGGAGTTAGGCTTTTCACAAGAAGTTGGGAAAGATGATTACATACCAGAAGCCCTGTTTTACCGTCTCGGAATGAAAGCGAGCAACGCAGCAGCAGAGAATTACCAGAACTGGCTGGCATTTGATGTGATTCCATCCATAAGAAAAACAGGCAGCTACTCAATGCCGAAAAAACCGAGGCAGCCGAAGATCGAAAGCCTTCCAAGTGCAACCAATGCCGTAAAAACACTTATGCCACTGATGGAGAAAGCAGGTTTCAGTAATGAGATTCAACTCCTGACAGCAAAGACCTTATACTGTAAAGCTGGTTGCGAGCTGCCATTTGAGATTCAAACAGAGCAGCCATACTACGACACCGTACATATCGCCCGAGAAATCGGAATTTTTACAAAGACGGGCAAGCCGGCCAGCGATGCTGTCGGCAACATTATCAAAAAGCTGGATATTAACGATTCTGAATATATTGAAACGTTGGAGTCAAAAGGCAACTGGCAGGGATCCGTCAAGAAGTATGTTCCATCGGTGACAGAGAAAGTCTTAGAGTGGCTTAAAGAACATGATTATCCTGAAGATATTCCGTATACAGAGCGGAGTGGAAAAGAGAAGAGTAATCATGTGGTTTATAGATTGAAGAAATTACTCACAGATTAA